In Streptomyces qaidamensis, one DNA window encodes the following:
- a CDS encoding flavin reductase family protein, translating to MNSASAELDHAAVRAGHPPVRPDRLRGVMSRFATGVTVLTVGGEHLHAMTANAFSSVSLDPPSVLCSVGHSAVMHGALTGAGRFAVNILGAHQEPLARHFADKSRTLGAAQFERVDWRAGEHTGAPLLDDSVAWLECELTESHAFGDHTIFIGTVLAAGEGATSDGLLFVNGRFGKPATTS from the coding sequence ATGAATTCCGCGTCCGCCGAACTCGATCACGCTGCCGTGCGTGCCGGTCACCCGCCGGTCCGCCCGGACCGGTTGCGCGGGGTGATGTCCCGCTTCGCCACCGGAGTCACGGTCCTCACCGTCGGCGGGGAGCACCTGCACGCCATGACGGCGAACGCCTTCAGCTCGGTCTCCCTCGACCCCCCGTCGGTGCTGTGCAGCGTCGGACACAGCGCCGTCATGCACGGTGCCCTCACGGGGGCCGGGCGCTTCGCCGTGAACATACTCGGCGCCCACCAGGAGCCGCTCGCCCGGCACTTCGCCGACAAGAGCCGCACGCTGGGTGCCGCCCAGTTCGAGCGCGTCGACTGGCGTGCGGGCGAGCACACGGGAGCGCCGCTGCTCGACGACTCGGTGGCGTGGCTGGAGTGCGAGCTGACCGAGTCGCACGCGTTCGGTGACCACACCATCTTCATCGGCACCGTGCTGGCGGCGGGCGAGGGCGCGACCAGCGACGGGCTGCTCTTCGTCAACGGCCGCTTCGGGAAGCCCGCCACCACCTCCTGA
- a CDS encoding acyl-CoA dehydrogenase family protein: MARRNDGETVTDQEALASVLDAVRDAVPTLRANGAEAEERRWIPEENIQLLDKAGVFRAAVPRAHGGLDLGVADQFKVIAEVARGCPSTGWLTMVWLTSTWCASLYPDRAQQEVFDSGSTRVSIVFAPTGTLAPVDGGYRLNGTWRYNSGVLGADWDLLAAMVERPDGTTEELVALVPVSELEVTDDWHVSAGAATGSCTTTAEDVFVPAHRVVSLEEAMVSATGDRANSGATGRNYGLLGYVLSGVTAAFTGIARGAYELFLERLPGRGITYTDWTDQKLHPLTQIQVATAANRIDAAEGLADLCLEVLQTRADAGEQPTDEEKAVIRGRTAYAAQLAKEAVELLYGASGGSVIRREVALQRFHRDIQGFSLHALVQRDANLEVQGRVLVGMDPGTYFL; the protein is encoded by the coding sequence ATGGCCCGACGAAACGACGGAGAGACAGTGACCGACCAGGAAGCCCTGGCGTCCGTGCTGGACGCCGTACGCGATGCCGTCCCCACCCTGCGCGCGAACGGCGCGGAGGCGGAGGAACGGCGTTGGATCCCCGAGGAGAACATCCAGCTGCTGGACAAGGCCGGGGTGTTCCGCGCCGCGGTGCCCCGCGCCCACGGCGGGCTCGACCTCGGCGTCGCCGACCAGTTCAAGGTCATCGCCGAGGTCGCGCGCGGCTGCCCGTCCACCGGCTGGCTGACCATGGTGTGGCTCACCAGCACCTGGTGCGCCTCCCTCTACCCCGACCGGGCGCAGCAGGAGGTGTTCGACAGCGGCAGCACCCGGGTGTCCATCGTCTTCGCCCCGACCGGCACCCTCGCCCCCGTCGACGGCGGCTACCGCCTCAACGGCACCTGGCGCTACAACTCCGGTGTGCTGGGCGCCGACTGGGATCTGCTCGCCGCGATGGTGGAGCGTCCCGACGGGACCACGGAGGAGCTCGTCGCGCTGGTGCCGGTCTCCGAGCTGGAGGTCACCGACGACTGGCACGTCAGCGCGGGAGCCGCCACCGGCAGCTGCACCACCACCGCCGAGGACGTGTTCGTGCCCGCGCACCGCGTGGTCTCCCTGGAGGAGGCCATGGTCAGCGCGACGGGCGACCGTGCGAACTCCGGCGCCACCGGCCGCAACTACGGTCTCCTCGGCTACGTCCTGTCCGGCGTGACGGCGGCGTTCACCGGCATCGCCCGCGGCGCGTACGAGCTGTTCCTGGAGCGCCTGCCGGGCCGGGGGATCACGTACACCGACTGGACCGACCAGAAGCTGCACCCGCTCACCCAGATCCAGGTCGCCACGGCCGCCAACAGGATCGACGCCGCCGAGGGTCTGGCGGACCTGTGTCTGGAGGTCCTGCAGACCCGGGCCGACGCCGGTGAGCAGCCCACCGACGAGGAGAAGGCCGTGATCCGCGGCCGGACGGCGTACGCGGCGCAGCTCGCCAAGGAGGCCGTGGAGCTGCTGTACGGGGCGAGTGGCGGCTCGGTCATCCGGCGCGAGGTCGCCCTGCAACGGTTCCACCGCGACATCCAGGGCTTCTCGCTGCACGCCCTGGTCCAGCGGGACGCCAACCTGGAGGTCCAGGGGCGGGTCCTGGTCGGCATGGACCCGGGCACGTACTTCCTGTGA
- a CDS encoding aspartate aminotransferase family protein, with protein sequence MTQTSAAAAERELAEPYLRQVLDTAGLAVEYVRAEGNTLYVRDDDGAEFPVADFAGGYGSVLLGHHHPEITAYARQLLAEHTPIHAQFSRHPYANRLAAELNRIIARELAEDEPYYAIFGNSGAEAVEAAVKHAELDRGMRVAELLGSVDAGLAAARAAVADGSATVHGEAAARLGVALAADGNEAVRLLEAAIRRHNDETAASPPLFLALEGGFHGKLAGSVQLTHNEGYRLPFKSLAAQARFVPHDSPEDLNAVYARERRVLLGLTAEEGRITVTEHAFPVFCAFLVEPIQGEGGIRVLSRAFAREIQEFCARIDCPVVVDEIQSGMGRTGALLASSRIGLRGDYYTLAKTLGGGIAKASVMLVREKRYRRDFEIVHSSTFAKDSFSSHIALKVLELLERDGGAAYRRAEERGAALRAKLDALRAEFPDVVADVRGHGLMQGLEFHDQSEASSPELRQIAASGLFGYFLAGHLLRRHRVRTFPTASAVGTLRFEPSIYVTDAELGQLYAGLHDVCTLLRKQAGDELTAAGR encoded by the coding sequence ATGACTCAGACCTCCGCCGCAGCCGCGGAACGCGAACTCGCCGAGCCCTATCTGCGCCAGGTACTCGACACCGCGGGGCTGGCGGTGGAATACGTGCGCGCCGAAGGAAACACCCTGTACGTACGGGACGACGACGGCGCCGAGTTCCCGGTGGCCGACTTCGCCGGCGGTTACGGCTCGGTGCTGCTCGGTCACCACCACCCCGAGATCACCGCGTACGCCCGGCAGTTGCTCGCCGAACATACACCGATCCACGCCCAGTTCTCGCGCCACCCGTACGCCAACCGGCTGGCCGCCGAACTGAACCGCATCATCGCGCGTGAACTCGCTGAGGACGAGCCTTATTACGCCATCTTCGGCAACAGTGGCGCGGAAGCGGTGGAAGCCGCCGTGAAACACGCCGAGTTGGACCGGGGCATGCGCGTGGCCGAACTGCTCGGCTCCGTCGACGCCGGACTCGCCGCGGCACGCGCCGCGGTGGCCGACGGGTCCGCCACCGTCCACGGAGAGGCAGCCGCCCGTCTCGGGGTCGCCCTCGCCGCCGACGGCAACGAGGCCGTCCGTCTGCTGGAGGCGGCGATCAGGCGCCACAACGACGAGACCGCCGCGTCCCCGCCGCTGTTCCTCGCCCTGGAGGGCGGCTTCCACGGCAAGCTCGCCGGCAGCGTGCAGCTCACCCACAACGAGGGCTACCGGCTGCCCTTCAAGTCGCTCGCCGCGCAGGCGCGGTTCGTCCCGCACGACAGCCCCGAGGATCTGAACGCCGTCTACGCGCGTGAACGCCGGGTCCTGCTGGGCCTGACGGCGGAGGAGGGCAGGATCACGGTGACGGAGCACGCGTTCCCCGTGTTCTGCGCCTTCCTCGTCGAGCCCATTCAGGGAGAGGGCGGAATCCGCGTGCTGTCCCGCGCGTTCGCCCGGGAGATCCAGGAGTTCTGCGCCCGGATCGACTGCCCCGTAGTCGTCGACGAGATCCAGAGCGGAATGGGCCGCACCGGCGCGCTGCTCGCCAGTTCCCGGATCGGTCTGCGCGGTGACTACTACACCCTGGCCAAAACACTCGGCGGGGGCATCGCGAAGGCGTCCGTCATGCTGGTGCGCGAGAAGCGCTACCGCCGGGATTTCGAAATTGTGCACAGTTCAACTTTTGCCAAGGACAGCTTCTCCTCCCACATCGCCCTGAAGGTTCTCGAACTGCTGGAGCGGGACGGCGGCGCGGCCTACCGCCGGGCAGAGGAACGCGGAGCGGCACTGCGCGCGAAACTCGACGCGCTGCGGGCGGAATTCCCCGACGTGGTGGCGGACGTGCGCGGGCACGGGCTGATGCAGGGGCTGGAATTCCACGACCAGTCCGAGGCCTCCTCGCCGGAACTGCGTCAGATCGCGGCGAGCGGCCTCTTCGGCTACTTCCTGGCAGGCCATCTGCTGCGCCGGCACCGGGTGCGGACGTTCCCGACGGCCAGCGCGGTCGGCACGTTGCGCTTCGAACCCTCGATTTATGTCACAGACGCCGAACTCGGTCAGTTGTACGCCGGACTGCATGACGTGTGCACACTGTTGCGCAAGCAGGCCGGCGACGAACTCACCGCCGCGGGCCGCTGA
- a CDS encoding YybH family protein — translation MSATPATSATSFTVPFDPERPDLTADTDIQNEIFIQVFNSGDGELFNRLYLGDSISNFSGEPLTGADRLAFFKEFLASKPTLEARVTHSYVAGDVALIGVEYAIDSTGPDGEPVRLEGVCTDVLRKTEDGRWLMAIDRPVAATGLVADQ, via the coding sequence ATGTCAGCAACGCCGGCCACGTCCGCCACGTCCTTCACCGTCCCCTTCGACCCGGAACGGCCCGACCTCACCGCCGACACCGACATCCAGAACGAGATCTTCATCCAGGTCTTCAACTCCGGTGACGGCGAGCTGTTCAACCGCCTCTACCTCGGCGACTCGATATCGAACTTCTCCGGCGAGCCCCTCACGGGCGCCGACCGGCTGGCGTTCTTCAAGGAGTTCCTGGCGTCGAAGCCGACCCTGGAGGCGCGCGTCACCCACTCGTACGTCGCCGGGGACGTGGCGCTGATCGGCGTCGAGTACGCCATCGACAGCACGGGCCCGGACGGTGAGCCGGTCCGGCTGGAGGGCGTCTGCACCGATGTGCTCCGCAAGACCGAGGACGGCCGCTGGCTGATGGCCATCGACCGCCCGGTGGCCGCGACCGGTCTCGTCGCCGACCAGTGA